A single window of Pogoniulus pusillus isolate bPogPus1 chromosome 11, bPogPus1.pri, whole genome shotgun sequence DNA harbors:
- the CHAD gene encoding chondroadherin, producing MNRLGFFLSVLSLLLCLASIMQACPPRCHCHGGDLQHVICDNVGLKKIPKVPEQTRLLNLQKNSFPILPTNSFRDMKKLVSLHLQSSRIKEISAGAFRGLKSLVYLYLTDNQISVIKPGAFDDLSELTYLYLDKNKIPDLPKGLLSPLVNLFILHLGSNKIQELKPGAFKGAKDLRWLFLSDNSLTNLLPGALEDIENLAVLHLDKNHLSNYPVNAMSKLRVLEELKLSHNPIEVIPDNAFQSFGRYLQTLNLDNMKLKKFADNAFAGVTVLKTAHLESNRLTQLPRSFPFDKVETLTLSRNTWHCNCQLAHLRKWLKGNRTRTEETCSTPAQYRGQSIRDTPALRTCKLPTKRSKKGSRH from the exons ATGAATCGGTTGGGCTTCTTCCTCAGTGTCCTCAGCCTACTGCTATGTCTTGCCTCCATCATGCAGGCATGTCCTCCGCGCTGCCACTGCCATGGCGGAGACCTGCAGCATGTCATCTGTGACAACGTGGGGTTGAAGAAGATCCCCAAGGTGCCTGAACAAACACGGCTTCTCAACCTGCAGAAGAACAGCTTCCCCATCCTGCCAACCAACAGCTTCCGTGACATGAAAAAGCTGGTGTCcctgcacctccagagctcacgGATCAAGGAGATCTCAGCTGGAGCCTTTCGGGGGCTCAAGAGTCTGGTCTACCTCTATCTCACTGACAATCAGATCAGTGTCATAAAACCAGGAGCCTTTGATGATCTCTCTGAGCTCACTTACCTGTACCTGGACAAGAACAAGATCCCAGACCTACCCAAAGGGCTCCTCTCCCCTCTTGTCAACCTCTTCATTTTGCACTTGGGCAGCAATAAAATCCAGGAGCTGAAACCAGGGGCTTTCAAGGGGGCTAAAGACCTGCGCTGGCTCTTCCTCTCTGACAACTCCCTCAccaacctcctgcctggggcCCTGGAGGACATAGAAAATCTTGCTGTCCTCCACCTGGACAAGAACCATCTGAGTAACTATCCAGTGAATGCAATGAGTAagctgagagtgctggaggagctgaagctttCTCATAATCCAATTGAGGTCATCCCTGACAATGCCTTCCAGTCCTTTGGGCGATACCTGCAGACACTCAACCTGGACAACATGAAACTGAAGAAG TTTGCAGACAATGCATTTGCTGGTGTGACCGTGCTGAAGACTGCTCACCTGGAGAGCAACCGGCTCACCCAGCTGCCCCGCAGCTTCCCCTTCGACAAGGTGGAGACCCTGACACTCTCCCGGAACACCTGGCACTGCAACTGCCAGCTGGCACATCTGCGCAA GTGGCTGAAAGGCAATCGCACTCGCACCGAGGAGACCTGTTCCACGCCTGCACAGTACCGGGGACAGTCCATCAGAGACACCCCAGCCCTCCGCACCTGCAAGCTCCCCACCAAGAGGTCCAAAAAGGGAAGTCGCCATTAA